A window of Ornithorhynchus anatinus isolate Pmale09 chromosome 21, mOrnAna1.pri.v4, whole genome shotgun sequence genomic DNA:
AGCTGTTCTTTTTAGATCGTCTTCTTTCTCCAAAATCCTTTTCTGCAACTGTTTTGTCTCTTCTTGATGAGTTTCCAGTAGTTCAGCTTCTACCTCCTGGGCCTTACCTAGTGAAAGAAGCATGtgtgtgcacaaacacacacacacacacacacacacacacacacacaaacaatgcAAGTGTCAAGCAGTGTCAAAATAGTTTCAAAACCATTGACGGTCTAATTCTCACTTATGGAGCAACATTCACCACAGACAATTCGACAAGTCTGAGTTGAAATATATTTTGCAGTGGGAAAAGAATAGAAATGGAAAGATATCCACAATTCTATATGAATATTCCTTTGCAAAGGTCATTTTTTCTAAGTTATTTATAGTCAAATCTCAATAGTTAGAGGAAATAAGAAGAACAAGGGTAGCCGGGATAAAGACAGGTTATACGGGTTGTTCCGTTCAGTATAAGTTCAGTGTAGAAGAAGGCTAAAGGACTTGTTTTGAATTATCTATGAATTTCAAAGAAGTAGCAGTATGACAACTGgagtttctccttttccttccaggcccatCCCCGGTAGAGGTGTTAATGGGCAGGAAAGGAGAATCACAAgcaagaagagcagtgaggtctggtggatagagcatgggctcgagagtcagaaggacctgggttctaattccggctcctccagttGTCAGCTGGtgcccttagacaagtcacttcacttctctgggcctcagaaccctcatctgttaagtggggattaggactgtgagccccatcagggacagggcctgtgtacaacctgattagcctgtgtctaccccagtgttagaacagtgtgtggcacctagtaagtgcttcgcaaacactaaaaaaaaaaaaaaggaggaagtgagggcttagatggggaaggactGAAGAGTGGGTGGTGAGAAGGGTTAGTACTCGAAACATAAGGAAAGACTAaactataaaaacaaaaaaaaaatagaagagacAAAAGATGACGATAAATTTAAGAGCAGTGTGGCACTAATGTGAGAAGAGGAGAGTTTGGGGCTCCTCAGGGCTCCGTTCAAAAGCCGCGACAGTGTTCCCTGTTCTCAAAACTGAGAAAGCCACGGGCTGCTGGAGATTCCTCTCCCTTTCAGCATTAGAGAAGCTGACGGGATTCAACCAGAGGGCAGAGCTAGGGACCCTTGAATGTCCGATGAACTGGCACGACATCAGCTTAAACGGACAACCGCAGTTCTGATCTGCTCTTCACTTAACGCGCGTTCTACTTACTGATCGTTTCTTTTATGGTGGCTTCCATCTCATGTTCCTTTTGAGCCAGCTGGGTGTTAAACTCCCTCATCAGTTGCTTTACCGTGGAATTATGCTTCAGCTCCAAATCTTCCTGTTCAGTTCTGGCAAGAGCACTTAAAATGTCAGCAGGTTCAATAAAGGTGAGTTATTTGGCCTAACTCATAGATCTCTAACACTAATTACCAAAGACAAATGTGAGGTTTCTTCTGTTACGAGCATGCGCTTATTAGCATTTTCACTCAACCAAAACAACGGTGCTTAAAGTTGGATTGCTCCCAATTGTGTTTCTTAATCTAGAGCTTCTAAGAGGTTGGATcatcatcaatgggatttattgagtgcttgctgagtgcagagcactgtactaagccctcgggagagtacaatacgacagagttagtagcatgttccctacccacaaggaatttagagtctagagacaaaGGATGTGGCTAGCAGTCTTCTGGACAAAAAAGATTCAAGGCCAGAATAACCAGGCACAGTATGTAAAAGCATTCGACATCTATGgaaacttagtaataataatgctgctgtttgttaagtgcttactatgtgtcaagtaccgtactaagcactaggctcaACAAATcgatctaatttattgagcacttactatgtgtcaagcactgtgataagcactgtgctcaatcaatcaattactgagcgctttctgtatgcagagcactgtcctaggcgtttggaaagatacaggataatcagaccccACACAGGCCTCATAAGCTAAACAGGAGGGAACACAGGCactggattcccattttataagggAGGACATTGGGTCCCAGAGtagggaagtgacctgctcaaggtcacaaagcaggtacatggcggagcggggattagaccccaggtcctccgactcccaggcctgcgctctttctactaccccttcctttccaaaatcctagaacgagtcgtctacaatcgatgcctagaattccttaactcccattctctcctagaccccctccaatctggcttccgtcccctccactctaccgagactgctctctctaaagtcacccatgacctcttcttgccaaatccaatggctcctactccattctgatcctccttgacctctctgctgcctttgacactgtcgaccatcccctcctcctccataccttatctcaccttggcttcacggactctgtcctctcctggttctcctctcacctctctggccgatcattctcggtctccttcgctggagcctcctccccctcccatcctttaactgttggagttcctcaagggtcagttcttggccctcttctgttctccatttacactcactccctcggtgaactcatccgctctcacggctttgactaccatctctacgcagatgacacgcagatctacatctccgcccctgtcctctccccctcccttcgggctcgcatctcctcctgcctccgggacgtctccacctggatgtcggcccgccacctaaaactcaacatgagcgagactgagctcctcatcttccctcccaaacccggtcctctcccagacttctctatcaccgtggatggcacgaccatccttcccgtctctcaggcccgcaatctcggtgtcgtccttgactcgtccctctcgttcaccccacacatcctatccgttaccaagacctgccggtttcacctctacaatatcgccaagatccgccctttcctctccacccaaacggctaccttactattacgggctctcgttatatcccggctagactactgtgtcggccttctctctgacctcccttcctcctctctcgccccgctccggtctattcttcactccgctgcccggctcatcttcctgcagaaacgatctgggcatgtcactccccttcttaaacaactccagtggttgcctatcgacctccgctccaaacaaaaactcctcactctaggcttcaaggctctccatcaccttgccccttcctaccactcctcccttctctctttctaccgcccaccctgcaggctccgctcctctgccgcccacctcctcgccgtccctcggtctcgcctatcccgccgtcgacccctgggtcacgtcctcccgcggtcctggaacgccctccctcctcacctccgccaaagtgattctctttccctcttcaaaaccctacttaaaaatcacctcctccaagaggcgttcccagactgagctcctcttccccctctactccctctgccatcccccctttacctctccgcagctaaagcctcattttccccttttccctctgctcctccacctctcccttcccatccccacagcaccgtactcgtccgctcaactgtatatattttcgttaccctatttattttgttaatgaattgtacatcgccttgattctatttagttgccatcggtttttatgagatgttcttccccttgacgctgtttattgccattgttcttgtctgtccgtctcccccgattagactgtaagcccgtcaaacggcagggactgtctctatctgttgccgacttgttcatcccaagcgcttagtacagtgctctgcacatagtaagcgctcaataaatactattgaatgaatgaatactaggcctCGCACCTCCAATAAGGATAGGGCAAAAGACTATTAACCCTTATTATTAGTAAGAGCTCCAGGCTTTAACTTCCAGCGGACTTACTTGATTGtctcttccatttctttttcagATTCCTTTTTTATCATCTCCAGTTCTTGCTGATGCACCTTCCTCAGAGCCCGCAAGTCCTTCTGCAATTGGTTTTTCTCTTTCTGcagcttctgcttctccctctcagcATCCTCTAGCTTTGACTGCAGTTCCTTCTGCTGCTCCCCGAAACTGCTAAGCATGCCCCGAAGTTCCACCTCCGTCTTCCTGATTTCCTGGGTGCTTTCAGGAACAATTTCTGGGGGGTTCATTTTTATATCACAAGGTTTCTGAAGGGCCTGAGATTTTTCACATCTCCAAGTCCACTCCTCTACCTCGAGCCGATGGGCTTCCTTCTCACTGACTAAGCGGTCATTCAGCTCTTTGATCTTCTGTTCCATGAATTTATGGTTCCGTTCCTTTTCTTGCAGAGCTTTCTGGACGATCGTCATCAGGCTGTCCACCACCGGCTGCTCTCCAGCTCTGGAATTTCCCATTCCATCTTCTTTGGCATTCTGGGTGGCAAACAGCACATACTTCTTACTCCATTCTTCCAGTTCATTCCGGAGCCCATCCGATTCCACTTGTTGCTTCTTCTCCAGGTTTTCTATTTCCGGGAACAGCTCCTGCCTTTGATTGTGCATCCCACGTTGAGAcatgtcctcctcttccttttctctttctaatttCTGCAACAACTTATCTTTGGCCTCTAAATCTCTTTGCAACAAATGTAGTTTTTCTTCATAGATGTGTACATCGCTATTGGGAGCATCTGTTTCTTTCTGCCCTTTGGAGGCCTTCACACACTTCGTCTCCTTTGGCACTGTCACTTTTTCAAATCCTGGGGAGCTTTCATTTGCCTTAAGTTTTTCTTGGAGAGTCTGAATTTCTTTCTCACTTTCCCGTATTTTTTGATTCATCTCTTCTAACTGGTTTTCCGTCTCTTTCTTATACTGCTGCTCTTTTTTCTCCATCTGAGACCGCAACTGCTTCTTGATAGCGGCGATTTTCTGCTCCGCCTTCTTCTTCAAGTCTGCTAGTTTTGCAGCACTTTCAACATTCAGCCTCTCCTCTAGGGCCTTTAGTGCCTCTTCCTGGCTTTTCCCACTTGAATCTTTCATAGAGTCAAAGTCCCTCTGCTTCGCTTCCAGCTCAGCTTCCATCGAATCCACTTGCTTCTCAAGCCTTAAAATCTTTTCTTCGGCTCCTTTAAGCCTGTCCCGCTTTCCTTCTTGAGTGTGTTGGGGCTTGTGAACTCCTTCTTGCTGTTCGATAACCTGGGGGTGATTGTGTCTCTTCAGATCTTCCATTAGGTGTTCATTTTCGGCTGTTTTCTTGGTGACCTGCTCCTCTAATTCTGCAATTCTGGCTGTTTGGGAGGCTAACTGAGCGGCTAAGTCCCTCCCCTGAGTCTCTCTCTGGTTTTGTTCTTCCATTTCACTCTTCAGGCTCTCCAACTGCTTACTTTGTTTACTGAGATCCTCCTTCAGCAGGCTTATCTGTTTGTCTTTTTCGTCCATTTCCCTGGTTTTTAATTCTAGTTGCTTTTCTAATTCCTTCACGGTACCCTCGCTCTGCGCACAAGTGGCCTGTGCTTTCCCTTTCCATTCGGCGACTTGCATGGACCAGCTATCTACTTGTTCCAGAGCGGAAGCTTTTTCTCTGTTCAGGGTGTCGACCTTCAGAACTAAATCCTCCACTTGACTCAAAAGCGCCAGCCGATCCTCTCGGTGCTGCTCGCTGAGCAGAGCTAGGGCAGCCTCTTTCTCAGTTAAGTCAGTGCGGTTCTGAAGCTGGAGTTCGCTCACTAGTCTGTTGAGGCTGGCCACCTCCGATTTCTTTTCTTCCAGTTCCCCTCTCACTGCAGAGACAGCATCGACATGGGTGGACAGGTCTGTCCTCAGCTGCACGATGCAGGCCTCTTTCTCAGAGGCAGTCCGCTGCTGGTGACCTCCTTCCTCCCGCAGGGCTTCGTTTTCTGCCACCAGACGTTCGATGTCAGCCCTCAGGTTGATGATCTGACTCTCTTTCTCTTGCAAGTGCTTGGTGGACTGGCACAGGGTGTTGCTCGCCGCGGCCTGCTCTTCAGTGACCCTCCTGAGCTGTGCTTCCAATTCGGGAACCTGACCCACCCGTGCCAAAAGGACCTCTTTCACCTTGCTCGTCCGAGACTGACAAACGGCGAGCCTGGAGAGGACGGCTTTGATTTTGGTGTTGCTTTCAGTGAGCAGCTTCTCGGTTTCGGCATGAAAGAAGGCTTCCGTTTTCCCACAGCATGCACTGAGCTGGGCGGCCAGTTCCTCTGTCGCCTTCTGGAATTCCAGATTTTTTCCCTCTAGTTTCCTCTCATATTCCTCACAGGCGGCTCCCAGAGCCTTCAGCTTCTCATCCGAACTTTTCAATTCGTCAGACAGGTCGGAAACCCTGGTCTTGGCGTCATCTTCAAGACCCCTAAGTTCGGCAAGCCGGTCTTGAAGGAGCGTCTTTTCGCTCTGAGACTGGCTCAGGGAGCTTTCTAGTTCTTCGAGCTGGGCCCTCAGGCCCGTTTCGCTTTGAGAGAGGACTCTCACTTGGGCGGACGCCTCCTTTAGCTGTTCTTGCACCTCGTTCAAAAAGGAATCCCGtttggctccctcttccttcagccTCGTCAGTTCCTTTCCCGTCCTCTCCTTTTCCGAACAGAAAGCCGAAAGCCTGTCCTTCAACTCCACTATTTCTTGCTCTTTTTCCCGACGTTCTACCTCACGCTCTTCCCGGAACTCTTCGACTTGCTGACTGAGTTTCTCTTCCCAGGTTAATCTGACCTCGGTAAGTTCCCGCTGATGAGTTTCAGCAAGGTTTTCGAGCTGTTCCTTCTGGTTCTTTTCCAGCTTTGACACAGCTTCATTAATCCCAGCTGAGCTCGCATGCGCCATTTCCAACATTTTTGAATTAAACTGTTTTTCTTTTTGACTGAGCTCCAGATGGGTGTTTTCAAGCTCCTTCTTAAGCTTGGCTTCCTGTTCGGACAGTTTCTTCTTGAATGTTTCTTGCATCTCCTTCGCTTTCTGTTTGAGTTTTTCCATCTTTGTTTCTTGATTTTTGAGTTTGCTCTCGTATTCGCCTTGCAACATGCTGATGCTCTCTTCCTTGGCTGATAGTTTTTGTTGGAGATACTCTATCTCCTTGACCTGGAGGGCTTTCATTTGTACGATTTCATTCTCCCTCTCAGCCAACCTTCGTCTTGTCTCTTCTTGTTCTTTGCTAATGTCCTTCGAGCGAGCCTCGTACAGCTCTGTTAGGGAAGCGACTTTCTTATCCATCTCGTCTCTCTGCGTCTCAAGTTGCCGTGTCAATTCCTGAACCTGGATTTTGTACGAGTCTAATTCGGCCCTGCCTTCCTTCTGTTGGAATTTGGTTTCCACCGCCTGGGCTTTCAGTTGACTTTCTTCTGCTTCCATGGCCGACAACTTTGATCGGAGCTCGGCCAGCTGATCTTCATAAGCCTTCAACCATTGGCTCGAATTATCTTGTTGGGACTGGACACCGTCAAGCGCGGCAGACAATCGTTTAACCTCGGCTTTGGCCTCCTTCGAGGATTCCTCTAGCTTTCGCCCTCGTTCTCTCTGCTCAGCTAAATCGTCATCCTTCTCCTTCAGTTGAAGACACAGTTGATTAATTTCATCCTTCAGGGCCTTCTCGACTTTCTGGGAGGATATTTCTCGTTCCTTCATCGCACTGTCCACTTGTTCCTGGTGACGGGCCTTTTCCTCCTGCAGCTTTAACTGCTGCTCTTGTTTAACTGCCTCTGCCTCGCTCTGCAATGAAGAAAGCTCTTGTTCTAGCCTGAGGCGAACTTTTAGGGCTTCGGCTAAGTCGGAAGATAACGCTTCCAGCTCCGTTTGTTTCACGTCAAGTTTTTCTAACATTCTATTGTTCATTTCCTCTATGTGTGCGTGGAAGGCTGTCTCTTTTTCCCTCAAAAGGGCGTCACGTTCTCGTTCATGTTtctccctcagtttctccacaCTGGCCTTGTGCTGTTCTTTCAGGACTCGGAGCTTATCGGTCCACTGATGGGCCAGCTGCTCCCGGAGGTTTTCTAGCTCTGCCTTATGGTTTTCTGCCAGGGCTGTGATTTCCTCATTATGCTGGCTCTTTGCAGCTTCGATCTGCGACGTTAATTCGGCAGATTGATTTTCACTGTTTTGAGAGTACTTTGCCAGGGAACTTTCCAATTCGAGAATTCGCTGTCAAAGAGAAAATAAGCTATTTTAATCGAGGTTCAAATGCACCAAGGGGAATAACTAGGGCTTGCAAAAGTCCCATTGGGTGCTACAATTCACCTCGGTGCTCTCCTGGAGGCGGGAATCGATCCCCTGAGCAGCAATTTGGAGAAGGATGTGAGTTTAGGAGGATGAATCAAGAACACTGCTAAATTTTACAGACAAACCAGAGCAATTGAGCAACCCAAGGTAGCCTCTTTCATGGGAACACCGTGTGACAAAAATGGATCGGCAAGGAAACCTTTTGGGaagcgaggcctggtggaaacggcatgggtctaggagttggaggacctgggttctaatcctggatccaccccttgctgttgtgtgaccttcggtaaatctcttgacttctctgtgcctcagttcccccacctgcaaaatgggcattctatAACtgtcctccttccaatttagactgtcagccccatgtgggacttgatgatcttgaaccttccccagggcctagaatagtgcttaacacatagtaagtacttaacaaataccacagttattgttattcttattatggcAATCATCACCAAAATGACTGTCCTCTATATGTGAACATGACaagctatcagtcagtggtatttattgagtgcttactgtgtgcagagtgctgttctatgcacttgggagagtacaaaacaacgttgggagacatgttccccgccctcgGAGGAGCTTAGCTTCTACAGCGGGAGACGGATATTTCATCCTTAGTCACTGACTGGTCAGGCACAAAATCATCAAGATCCAAATAGCGCCTGTAGTCGTTGGTGAGAATGCAGGGATTTTTCTACTTACAGTTCTATATGTCTCTGCTTCTTGTTGAAGGTTCTGAAGTTTATTCTCACTCTCTGAGATTATAGCTTTTTTCTGCAACTCTAATTCTTCAAGGGCCAAGGATCCTTGCTGTTCCTTTTCTTGAGCTGTTTTTAAATGCTCTATTTGACTCTTCTCCTAAGCAAATAACCAATGAGAAAACAAAATCATCATCTGACTATTAAAACTATACTGGTTATGATATAACTGGCCAAAACTAAGAGACAACCACTCAAGTTGATGCTCCAAAATGGAAAACTACTTCTGCCCAACAAAACGCATGTTGTTTCATGCCTATTTAACTTGTTTACTTATGCACAATTAGGATTTAATAAAACATGACAAATTCCATTTGTCTCTGACAAGCATTTTTACTAACTGCTTCATAATTTGCACTAACttcctgaggagcagcatggcctagtggacagagcatagctctaatcccagctctgctgcctgtctgctgtgaggccttgggcaagtcacttgacttctcagtgcctcagttacctcatctgtaaaattgggattgaaattgtgagccccatttgggacgctgactgtgtccaacctgattagcttgtat
This region includes:
- the GOLGA4 gene encoding golgin subfamily A member 4 isoform X5, whose translation is MFKKLKQKISEEQQQPPPTPPPPAQVTLSPSTPSQTRNRTSSLVEQSDEGTPNREPTDTQTFAQKLQLRVPSLESLFRSPVKQSLFRAPSKEFLARTSSRDSLNQLDLDASTSAFDPPSDVESEAEDAMGNVDSLTEDQLLWRLNKSERCINTYREKYSELFSAYQVSQREKKKLQSILGQSQDKALQRIGELREEIQMGQQAKKHLQDEMDASLEEKDQLISVLQTQVSLLKQRLMNGQKIFNSSTSESQNESQTSSTMEESSLRPDLESGNIARDSVDVETLQQRVTRQENLLKRCKELIQSHKERSTLLSNEKEALQEQLQERLQELEKMKELQMAEKTRLITQLRDAKNQIEQLEQDKGMIIAETKRQMHETLELKEEEIVQLRSRIKQITLQGEKLQEQKEKSEKAAFEELEKALSTAQRTEEARKKLKAEMDEQIKAIEKTSEEERVNLHQELSRVKQEVVDIMKKTSEERLSQLQNLHEQELIKKEQDLNEKFRAREKELQEQMKVALEKSQIEHLKTAQEKEQQGSLALEELELQKKAIISESENKLQNLQQEAETYRTRILELESSLAKYSQNSENQSAELTSQIEAAKSQHNEEITALAENHKAELENLREQLAHQWTDKLRVLKEQHKASVEKLREKHERERDALLREKETAFHAHIEEMNNRMLEKLDVKQTELEALSSDLAEALKVRLRLEQELSSLQSEAEAVKQEQQLKLQEEKARHQEQVDSAMKEREISSQKVEKALKDEINQLCLQLKEKDDDLAEQRERGRKLEESSKEAKAEVKRLSAALDGVQSQQDNSSQWLKAYEDQLAELRSKLSAMEAEESQLKAQAVETKFQQKEGRAELDSYKIQVQELTRQLETQRDEMDKKVASLTELYEARSKDISKEQEETRRRLAERENEIVQMKALQVKEIEYLQQKLSAKEESISMLQGEYESKLKNQETKMEKLKQKAKEMQETFKKKLSEQEAKLKKELENTHLELSQKEKQFNSKMLEMAHASSAGINEAVSKLEKNQKEQLENLAETHQRELTEVRLTWEEKLSQQVEEFREEREVERREKEQEIVELKDRLSAFCSEKERTGKELTRLKEEGAKRDSFLNEVQEQLKEASAQVRVLSQSETGLRAQLEELESSLSQSQSEKTLLQDRLAELRGLEDDAKTRVSDLSDELKSSDEKLKALGAACEEYERKLEGKNLEFQKATEELAAQLSACCGKTEAFFHAETEKLLTESNTKIKAVLSRLAVCQSRTSKVKEVLLARVGQVPELEAQLRRVTEEQAAASNTLCQSTKHLQEKESQIINLRADIERLVAENEALREEGGHQQRTASEKEACIVQLRTDLSTHVDAVSAVRGELEEKKSEVASLNRLVSELQLQNRTDLTEKEAALALLSEQHREDRLALLSQVEDLVLKVDTLNREKASALEQVDSWSMQVAEWKGKAQATCAQSEGTVKELEKQLELKTREMDEKDKQISLLKEDLSKQSKQLESLKSEMEEQNQRETQGRDLAAQLASQTARIAELEEQVTKKTAENEHLMEDLKRHNHPQVIEQQEGVHKPQHTQEGKRDRLKGAEEKILRLEKQVDSMEAELEAKQRDFDSMKDSSGKSQEEALKALEERLNVESAAKLADLKKKAEQKIAAIKKQLRSQMEKKEQQYKKETENQLEEMNQKIRESEKEIQTLQEKLKANESSPGFEKVTVPKETKCVKASKGQKETDAPNSDVHIYEEKLHLLQRDLEAKDKLLQKLEREKEEEDMSQRGMHNQRQELFPEIENLEKKQQVESDGLRNELEEWSKKYVLFATQNAKEDGMGNSRAGEQPVVDSLMTIVQKALQEKERNHKFMEQKIKELNDRLVSEKEAHRLEVEEWTWRCEKSQALQKPCDIKMNPPEIVPESTQEIRKTEVELRGMLSSFGEQQKELQSKLEDAEREKQKLQKEKNQLQKDLRALRKVHQQELEMIKKESEKEMEETINALARTEQEDLELKHNSTVKQLMREFNTQLAQKEHEMEATIKETISKAQEVEAELLETHQEETKQLQKRILEKEDDLKRTARKYEDILEAREEEMMAKVVELQNQLEELHKEYQNLHDKGNQSGDDVTIMELQTQLAQKTTLVSDSKLKEQEYREQIHTLEDRLKRYEKNIYVTATVGTPYQDGNLCHTAVTQFGEPTEFEYLRKVMFEYMMGHETKTLAKVITTVLKFPADQAQKVLEREDARPRFASPRSGIF
- the GOLGA4 gene encoding golgin subfamily A member 4 isoform X4, with the translated sequence MFKKLKQKISEEQQQPPPTPPPPAQVTLSPSTPSQTRNRTSSLVEQSDEGTPNRENAVTLSSLKAADGVHVNGPSPAQPTDTQTFAQKLQLRVPSLESLFRSPVKQSLFRAPSKEFLARTSSRDSLNQLDLDASTSAFDPPSDVESEAEDAMGNVDSLTEDQLLWRLNKSERCINTYREKYSELFSAYQVSQREKKKLQSILGQSQDKALQRIGELREEIQMGQQAKKHLQDEMDASLEEKDQLISVLQTQVSLLKQRLMNGQKIFNSSTSESQNESQTSSTMEESSLRPDLESGNIARDSVDVETLQQRVTRQENLLKRCKELIQSHKERSTLLSNEKEALQEQLQERLQELEKMKELQMAEKTRLITQLRDAKNQIEQLEQDKGMIIAETKRQMHETLELKEEEIVQLRSRIKQITLQGEKLQEQKEKSEKAAFEELEKALSTAQRTEEARKKLKAEMDEQIKAIEKTSEEERVNLHQELSRVKQEVVDIMKKTSEERLSQLQNLHEQELIKKEQDLNEKFRAREKELQEQMKVALEKSQIEHLKTAQEKEQQGSLALEELELQKKAIISESENKLQNLQQEAETYRTRILELESSLAKYSQNSENQSAELTSQIEAAKSQHNEEITALAENHKAELENLREQLAHQWTDKLRVLKEQHKASVEKLREKHERERDALLREKETAFHAHIEEMNNRMLEKLDVKQTELEALSSDLAEALKVRLRLEQELSSLQSEAEAVKQEQQLKLQEEKARHQEQVDSAMKEREISSQKVEKALKDEINQLCLQLKEKDDDLAEQRERGRKLEESSKEAKAEVKRLSAALDGVQSQQDNSSQWLKAYEDQLAELRSKLSAMEAEESQLKAQAVETKFQQKEGRAELDSYKIQVQELTRQLETQRDEMDKKVASLTELYEARSKDISKEQEETRRRLAERENEIVQMKALQVKEIEYLQQKLSAKEESISMLQGEYESKLKNQETKMEKLKQKAKEMQETFKKKLSEQEAKLKKELENTHLELSQKEKQFNSKMLEMAHASSAGINEAVSKLEKNQKEQLENLAETHQRELTEVRLTWEEKLSQQVEEFREEREVERREKEQEIVELKDRLSAFCSEKERTGKELTRLKEEGAKRDSFLNEVQEQLKEASAQVRVLSQSETGLRAQLEELESSLSQSQSEKTLLQDRLAELRGLEDDAKTRVSDLSDELKSSDEKLKALGAACEEYERKLEGKNLEFQKATEELAAQLSACCGKTEAFFHAETEKLLTESNTKIKAVLSRLAVCQSRTSKVKEVLLARVGQVPELEAQLRRVTEEQAAASNTLCQSTKHLQEKESQIINLRADIERLVAENEALREEGGHQQRTASEKEACIVQLRTDLSTHVDAVSAVRGELEEKKSEVASLNRLVSELQLQNRTDLTEKEAALALLSEQHREDRLALLSQVEDLVLKVDTLNREKASALEQVDSWSMQVAEWKGKAQATCAQSEGTVKELEKQLELKTREMDEKDKQISLLKEDLSKQSKQLESLKSEMEEQNQRETQGRDLAAQLASQTARIAELEEQVTKKTAENEHLMEDLKRHNHPQVIEQQEGVHKPQHTQEGKRDRLKGAEEKILRLEKQVDSMEAELEAKQRDFDSMKDSSGKSQEEALKALEERLNVESAAKLADLKKKAEQKIAAIKKQLRSQMEKKEQQYKKETENQLEEMNQKIRESEKEIQTLQEKLKANESSPGFEKVTVPKETKCVKASKGQKETDAPNSDVHIYEEKLHLLQRDLEAKDKLLQKLEREKEEEDMSQRGMHNQRQELFPEIENLEKKQQVESDGLRNELEEWSKKYVLFATQNAKEDGMGNSRAGEQPVVDSLMTIVQKALQEKERNHKFMEQKIKELNDRLVSEKEAHRLEVEEWTWRCEKSQALQKPCDIKMNPPEIVPESTQEIRKTEVELRGMLSSFGEQQKELQSKLEDAEREKQKLQKEKNQLQKDLRALRKVHQQELEMIKKESEKEMEETINALARTEQEDLELKHNSTVKQLMREFNTQLAQKEHEMEATIKETISKAQEVEAELLETHQEETKQLQKRILEKEDDLKRTARKYEDILEAREEEMMAKVVELQNQLEELHKEYQNLHDKGNQSGDDVTIMELQTQLAQKTTLVSDSKLKEQEYREQIHTLEDRLKRYEKNIYVTATVGTPYQDGNLCHTAVTQFGEPTEFEYLRKVMFEYMMGHETKTLAKVITTVLKFPADQAQKVLEREDARPRFASPRSGIF